One Anatilimnocola floriformis genomic window, TCGACCTGCATCGCCGTTTCGAATTGTTCGAGATGGCTCTTGAGGCGGACGATCTCTTCGCTGATGTCGCTCCGCTCGGTGAACACGCCGATCTCGCGAACCACGTCGGAAGGTTCGATCCGCGTGCCGACCTCGGCGAGCAGCTTGTTGAGCTTGTCGGTGATTCGCGTGCGGAAGGCGTCGATCACCAGCGGTGCGCGAACTTCGATGGCTTGCAGCTCTTTGGCGATCAGCGCGCAGTTGGCTCGCATGTCGGCGGCCATCGTCTGGCCTTCTTCCAACCGCATCGCGGCAAACTGCTTGACGGCTTCGTTGACCGCAGCCGAAATAATCGGCCATTGCGCTTCGACGGCAGACCAATCGGCGACCGGTTCGCACACCACGCCCGGCAACTGCAGCAGCGAATCGGCCCGCACGCCGTCGACGGCAATGCCGAGGGCCGCGAGATTGGAAAGTTGCTTCAGATAACCAGCGATGACGGCTTGATTCAAGCGATAGTCGTCAGGAGAAGCCTGGCGATCGACCCGCAAGTTGACTTGCACGGTGCCGCGGCGAACGCTTTGACGAACGAGAGCTTCGACTTGCGATTCAAGCG contains:
- a CDS encoding YicC/YloC family endoribonuclease; translation: MLSSMTGHGEAHRNVDGLSVAVEVRSVNNRFFKLSFRASEGYGALESQVEALVRQSVRRGTVQVNLRVDRQASPDDYRLNQAVIAGYLKQLSNLAALGIAVDGVRADSLLQLPGVVCEPVADWSAVEAQWPIISAAVNEAVKQFAAMRLEEGQTMAADMRANCALIAKELQAIEVRAPLVIDAFRTRITDKLNKLLAEVGTRIEPSDVVREIGVFTERSDISEEIVRLKSHLEQFETAMQVEEAGGRKLDFLTQEMFREANTIGSKANDAEIAHHVIEIKTAIERVREMIQNIE